A single Plasmodium sp. gorilla clade G2 genome assembly, chromosome: 7 DNA region contains:
- a CDS encoding eukaryotic translation initiation factor 3 37.28 kDa subunit, putative, translating into MKRKYLSGHNRPLTHVNTNYDGDLLFTTGRDKKFILWRVSDGTQIGLYECSGAVYNSDVTYDSKRIVCSSAANKVYLFDVYTGEALKIIEENGPVRFVEFNKDPLDQNKIVVAHDRLKSDHKRSIKLYDLKSDNLIWKQDHESRCIQVRWCFFDKLILSAHENGEIVIWNAEDGHQIRKFQAHSKEVTNLSFDKDRMLMLSSSLDGTAKLRDGVNFEIINEYKTDRPLNTCDISPLFKNENNPKNHIILAGGQAAEHVTTTASGEGKFQTLLYDIIHSNELGSIKGHFGPVHSIKFLPHGDGFVSGGEDGFARIYHFDNDYFIGKYD; encoded by the exons atgaagagaaAATATTTGTCAGGACATAATCGTCCCTTAACGCATGTAAATACAAATTATGATGGTGATTTGTTATTTACAACAGGAAGG gaTAAAAAGTTTATATTGTGGAGAGTTTCAGATGGGACTCAAATAG GATTATATGAATGTAGTGGTGCTGTTTATAACTCTGATGTGACATATGACAGTAAAAGAATAGTGTGTTCGTCTGCTGCTAATAaggtttatttatttgatgtATATACAGGAGAagctttaaaaataattgaaGAGAATGGTCCAGTAAGATTTGTTGAATTTAATAAAGATCCATTAGATCAGAATAAGATAGTAGTAGCACATGATAGATTAAAATCAGATCATAAAAGATCgattaaattatatgatttaaAGAGTGATAATTTAATATGGAAACAAGATCATGAAAGTAGATGTATACAAGTTCGATGGTGTTTTTTTGATAAACTTATTTTATCAGCACATGAAAATGGAGAAATTGTTATATGGAATGCTGAAGATGGACATCAAATACGTAAATTCCAAGCACATTCAAAAGAAGTTACAAATTTATCATTTGATAAAGATAGAATGTTGATGTTAAGTTCATCACTTGATGGAACTGCAAAATTAAGAGATGGTGTAAATTTtgaaattataaatgaatataaaacaGATAGACCTTTAAATACATGTGATATTTCtccattatttaaaaatgaaaataatcctaaaaatcatataatacTTGCTGGAGGACAAGCTGCTGAACATGTCACAACTACAGCATCAGGAGAAGGAAAATTTCAAACACTTCTATATGATATCATACATTCAAATGAATTAGGTAGTATAAAAGGACATTTTGGACCTGTACATTCAATCAAATTCTTACCACATGGTGATGGTTTTGTATCAGGGGGAGAAGATGGATTTGCAAGAATTTATCATTTCGACAATGATTATTTTATAGGAAAATatgattaa
- a CDS encoding drug metabolite transporter, putative — MKNEIIFSTTFILFLISYCFQPLLIDIIKYNGCGNSSTFIFLIPHYLSMIIVGFLPKKQKLMECQWMKIFFVSLLDVVNQVLKKIGLIYAGSSLYIIIDSCTLIFTAMWRKLLLNKKINHIQLLGILLITFGIAIKSNNLKIEINKEEIIGIVLIFLSNILMGLTFVLNEKYMHQMEGQNIVCLMGLFCFGFIFIWTLIWTIPNFEHLIINNIKKKQGNIQTIGLSFFFLFVFNFITSSTLWYIMKISGSLSIGILKGLKVAIIFLFSHIFFCKYDPKQCLTFHSSLSVFFCILGVLIYSYNEYLLLVTSKFYLPKKAKLML; from the coding sequence atgaaaaatgaaattatatttagtacaacatttatattatttttgatcAGTTATTGTTTTCAACCACTTTTAATTgacattataaaatataatgggTGTGGTAATTCCagtacttttatttttttaattccaCATTATTTATCTATGATTATTGTTGGTTTTCTTCCtaagaaacaaaaattaaTGGAATGTCAATGGATGAAAATATTCTTTGTTTCTTTATTAGATGTAGTGAATCAagtgttaaaaaaaattggatTAATTTATGCAGGGTcctctttatatattattatagatAGCTGTACTTTAATATTTACAGCTATGTGGAGAAaacttttattaaataaaaaaatcaatCATATTCAATTATTAggaattttattaattaccTTTGGTATTGCCATaaaatcaaataatttaaagattgaaataaataaagaagaaattattggtattgtattaatatttcttaGTAATATCCTTATGGGATTAACATTtgtattaaatgaaaaatatatgcatCAAATGGAAGGACAGAATATTGTCTGTTTAATGGGACTCTTTTGTTTtggatttatttttatatggacACTTATATGGACGATACCAAATTTTGaacatttaattataaataatataaaaaaaaaacaaggaAATATACAAACTATTGGACTcagctttttttttcttttcgtatttaattttattacttCATCTACCTTGTggtatattatgaaaattagTGGCTCTTTGTCTATAGGTATTTTGAAAGGACTCAAAGTAgccataatttttttattcagtcatatttttttttgtaaatatgaTCCAAAACAATGTTTAACTTTTCATTCCTCCTTATcagtttttttttgtattctaGGAGTCCtcatatattcttataacgAATACCTTTTGTTAGTTACCAGCAAGTTTTATTTACCAAAAAAAGCAAAATtgatgttataa